In Equus przewalskii isolate Varuska chromosome 6, EquPr2, whole genome shotgun sequence, one DNA window encodes the following:
- the MMP27 gene encoding matrix metalloproteinase-27: MKSLLPLCLLFITFSSAFPVDQKMENEENMQLAQAYLNQFYSLEIEGSHLVQSKNKSLIDGKIQEMQAFFGLTVTGKLDSNTLEIMKTPRCGVPDVGQYGYTLPGWKKYNLTYRIMNYTPDMARADVDEAIQKGLEVWSKVTPLMFTKISKGIADIMIAFRTRVHGRCPRYFDGPLGVLGHAFPPGLGLGGDTHFDEDENWTKDGVGFNLFLVAAHEFGHSLGLSHSNDPTALMFPNYVSLDPSKYPLSQDDISGIQSIYGDLPETPTKPKEPTVPHACDPDLTFDAITTFRREVMFFKGRYLWRIYYDITNVEFELISSLWPSLPADIHAAYENSKDKILVFKDDNFWMIRGYAVLPDYPKSIYTLGFPRHVKKIDAALYDHNTRKTYFFVGIWCWRYDEVTQTMDKGYPRRVLKYFPGIGLRVDAAFQHKGFFYFFRRSKQFEYDPRAKNITRMMKTNTWLQCKEPSNSSSDFSISKEVHSGGLETFYHKNLNLLIFSIVHMLKKIYGY, from the exons atgaagagcctTCTGCCTCTATGTTTGCTCTTTAtaacattttcttctgcatttcctgtagaccaaaaaatggaaaatgaggaaaatatgcAGCTGGCTCAG GCATATCTCAACCAGTTCTACTCTCTTGAAATAGAAGGGAGTCATCTTGTTCAAAGCAAGAACAAGAGTCTCATAGATGGCAAAATTCAGGAAATGCAAGCATTTTTTGGATTGACGGTGACTGGAAAACTGGATTCAAACACTCTTGAGATCATGAAGACACCGCGGTGTGGGGTGCCTGATGTGGGTCAGTATGGCTACACTCTCCCTGGGTGGAAGAAATACAACCTCACATACAG aatcATGAACTATACGCCAGATATGGCACGAGCTGATGTAGACGAGGCTATCCAAAAAGGTTTAGAAGTGTGGAGCAAAGTTACTCCACTAATGTTCACCAAGATTTCCAAGGGGATTGCAGATATCATGATTGCCTTTAGGACCCGAG TCCATGGGAGATGTCCTCGTTATTTTGATGGCCCCTTGGGAGTCCTCGGCCATGCCTTTCCTCCTGGTCTGGGTCTGGGTGGAGACACTCACTTCGATGAGGATGAAAATTGGACCAAGGATGGAGTAG GGTTCAACTTATTTCTCGTGGCTGCTCATGAATTTGGTCATTCACTGGGGCTCTCTCATTCCAATGATCCAACAGCTTTGATGTTCCCAAATTATGTCTCCCTGGATCCTAGCAAATACCCACTTTCTCAGGATGATATCAGTGGAATCCAATCCATCTATG GAGATCTACCTGAGACACCTACTAAGCCAAAAGAACCCACTGTACCCCATGCCTGTGACCCTGATTTGACTTTTGATGCTATCACCACTTTCCGCAGAGAAGTAATGTTCTTTAAAGGCAG GTACCTATGGAGGATCTATTATGATATCACCAATGTTGAATTTGAATTAATCTCTTCCTTATGGCCATCTCTGCCAGCTGATATTCATGCTGCATATGAGAACTCCAAAGATAAGATTCTGGTTTTTAAAG aCGACAACTTCTGGATGATCAGAGGATATGCTGTCTTGCCAGATTATCCCAAATCCATCTATACACTTGGCTTTCCAAGACATGTGAAGAAAATTGACGCAGCTCTCTATGACCACAACACAAGAAAAACCTACTTCTTTGTGGGCATTTGGTGCTGGAG GTATGATGAAGTGACCCAAACCATGGACAAAGGGTATCCACGGAGGGTGCTAAAATACTTTCCAGGAATTGGTCTCCGAGTTGATGCTGCTTTCCAGCATAAAG gattcttctatttcttccgTAGATCAAAGCAATTTGAATACGACCCTAGGGCAAAGAACATTACCCGAATGATGAAAACCAATACTTGGTTGCAATGTAAAGAACCATCAAACTCATCATCTGATTTTAGTATCAGCAAAGAAGTACATTCAGGAGGACTGGAGACGTTTTATCATAAGAACTTGAACTTGCTTATTTTCAGTATTGTTCACATGCTAAAAAAAATCTACGGTTATTAA